GAACGACGGGAAATATTTCCAAAGTACTTCCGGTAACAAGTAATTCGTCGGCTTCTTTTAGTCGGTCAACCGGTATCGGGGACTCATTTACACCGATTCCCAGATTGTTGCAGAGTTCCAAAACCACCTGGCGAGTTATTCCCGCTAAAATTGAATTCGTATCCGGATAAGTATAAAATTGATTTGAGAAAATTGCGCCAAAGTTAGTATGCGATCCTTCGGTAATGAATCCATCCCGAACCAGGACCGCCTCTTCCGCCTGCTGGTCTTTTGCCCGTTGGCATGCAAGGACATTCGGGAGCAGCGCGATTGATTTGATGTCACAGCGTCCCCACCTGATATCCGGTTCTAAAACAACTTTGACGCCTTTTTCTCGTTTGCTCACCGGCGGTTGAAAGGCAGAGGCAGCGGCATAAGCTGTTGGTGAAACGTCTTCACCCGGAAAAGCATGTTGTCGAGGGGCAGCCCCCCTTGTTACCTGGATATAAAGGGTTGCGTCTGTATCCTGAAGCCTGTTGCGATGGATAAGCTTTTCCCCAATAGCTTTTAAATCCCCATTAAAAGGGTCCGGGATGCGCAGCTCTTTCAGGCTTTTTTCCATCCTTGCTATGTGCTCATGGGCTTTAAATAAATACCCGTTGTAGGACCTCATCACCTCATATAGCCCATCCCCTAATAAAAAGCCGCGATCATCGGGAGATATTTGAACGGCTTTCTTCGGCATGAATTCACCGTTGTAGTAGGCGATCATATGCCCTCCCTTCGCAATTTTATCAATGCTTCCTGGCAAAAGTATTCATAAAATCGATCCGTTTCTTTTCACCTTCATATGACATAGAACGGATGAACCGGCGTGAAAATTTACCATTCTACGCATTTTCTTTTCCTTCAATGAATTCTTTTGCGATTACAAATACTTCCTCGCTGATTCTTAGAGAATTTTCCTCGCTGTTGGCTCCAATATGGGGGGTCATAATGACATTTGGCGATTTTAAAATCGGATAATCCGGGGCAGGAGGATCAGAAACCCAGACATCAGTGCAGTATGCTTTCAGGTGCCCACTTTTTAAAGCGGCTGAAACATCTTCA
This is a stretch of genomic DNA from Desulfobacterales bacterium. It encodes these proteins:
- the dat gene encoding D-amino-acid transaminase, which produces MIAYYNGEFMPKKAVQISPDDRGFLLGDGLYEVMRSYNGYLFKAHEHIARMEKSLKELRIPDPFNGDLKAIGEKLIHRNRLQDTDATLYIQVTRGAAPRQHAFPGEDVSPTAYAAASAFQPPVSKREKGVKVVLEPDIRWGRCDIKSIALLPNVLACQRAKDQQAEEAVLVRDGFITEGSHTNFGAIFSNQFYTYPDTNSILAGITRQVVLELCNNLGIGVNESPIPVDRLKEADELLVTGSTLEIFPVVQVDDWKVGTGMPGPITRKLQKEYTKYRKVY